A region of Ictidomys tridecemlineatus isolate mIctTri1 chromosome 4, mIctTri1.hap1, whole genome shotgun sequence DNA encodes the following proteins:
- the Klhl9 gene encoding kelch-like protein 9 translates to MKVSLGNGEMGVSAHLQPCKAGTTRFFTSNTHSSVVLQGFDQLRIEGLLCDVTLVPGDGDEIFPVHRAMMASASDYFKAMFTGGMKEQDLMCIKLHGVNKVGLKKIIDFIYTAKLSLNMDNLQDTLEAASFLQILPVLDFCKVFLISGVSLDNCVEVGRIANTYNLIEVDKYVNNFILKNFPALLNTGEFLKLPFERLAFVLSSNSLKHCTELELFKAACRWLRLEDPRMDYAAKLMKNIRFPLMSPQDLINYVQTVDFMRTDNTCVNLLLEASNYQMMPYMQPVMQSDRTAIRSDSTHLVTLGGVLRQQLVVSKELRMYDERAQEWRSLAPMDAPRYQHGIAVIGNFLYVVGGQSNYDTKGKTAVDTVFRFDPRYNKWMQVASLNEKRTFFHLSALKGHLYAVGGRSAAGELATVECYNPRMNEWSYVAKMSEPHYGHAGTVYGGLMYISGGITHDTFQNELMCFDPDTDKWTQKAPMTTVRGLHCMCTVGDKLYVIGGNHFRGTSDYDDVLSCEYYSPTLDQWTPIAAMLRGQSDVGVAVFENKIYVVGGYSWNNRCMVEIVQKYDPEKDEWHKVFDLPESLGGIRACTLTVFPPEENPGSPSRESPLSAPSDHS, encoded by the coding sequence ATGAAAGTGTCCCTTGGTAACGGAGAAATGGGCGTCTCTGCCCACTTGCAGCCTTGCAAGGCTGGAACCACACGATTTTTTACCAGCAATACTCATAGTTCGGTGGTATTGCAAGGCTTTGATCAGCTTAGAATAGAAGGATTGCTTTGTGATGTGACTCTGGTACCTGGTGATGGAGATGAAATCTTCCCTGTCCACAGAGCTATGATGGCGTCTGCTAGTGATTATTTCAAGGCAATGTTCACTGGTGGGATGAAAGAACAAGATTTAATGTGCATTAAGCTTCATGGAGTGAACAAGGTTGGtctgaaaaaaatcattgattttatttatactGCAAAACTTTCTCTTAATATGGACAATCTTCAGGACACACTTGAAGCTGCCAGCTTTTTACAAATTTTACCTGTTTTGGACTTCTGTAAAGTCTTTCTTATATCAGGAGTTTCTTTAGATAACTGTGTTGAAGTTGGACGAATTGCTAACACCTACAATCTTATAGAAGTGGATAAATATGTTAATAATTTCATCCTGAAGAACTTTCCTGCTTTATTGAATACAGGGGAATTTCTAAAACTCCCTTTTGAACGGCTTGCCTTTGTACTTTCCAGTAATAGTCTTAAGCACTGTACTGAACTTGAACTCTTCAAGGCTGCCTGCCGCTGGCTGAGGTTGGAAGATCCTCGAATGGATTATGCTGCAAAATTAATGAAGAATATTCGATTTCCACTAATGTCACCACAGGACCTCATCAACTATGTGCAGACAGTAGATTTCATGAGAACAGACAATACCTGCGTGAATTTGCTTTTGGAAGCCAGCAATTACCAAATGATGCCATATATGCAGCCAGTGATGCAGTCAGACAGAACTGCCATTCGGTCTGACTCCACCCACTTGGTTACATTAGGAGGAGTTTTGAGGCAGCAGCTGGTTGTCAGTAAAGAACTACGAATGTATGATGAAAGGGCACAGGAGTGGAGATCTTTAGCTCCCATGGATGCTCCTCGTTACCAGCATGGCATTGCTGTCATTGGAAACTTCCTCTATGTAGTTGGTGGTCAGAGTAATTATGATACGAAAGGAAAAACTGCTGTTGATACAGTTTTCAGATTTGATCCTCGGTATAATAAATGGATGCAGGTGGCATCATTAAATGAAAAGCGTACATTCTTCCACTTGAGTGCCCTCAAAGGACATTTGTATGCAGTTGGTGGGCGCAGTGCAGCTGGTGAGTTGGCCACAGTAGAATGTTACAATCCACGAATGAATGAGTGGAGCTATGTTGCAAAAATGAGTGAACCACACTATGGCCATGCTGGAACAGTGTATGGAGGCTTAATGTATATTTCAGGAGGAATTACCCATGACACCTTTCAAAATGAGCTCATGTGTTTTGACCCAGATACAGATAAATGGACACAGAAGGCTCCAATGACTACAGTCAGAGGTCTGCATTGCATGTGTACAGTTGGAGACAAGCTCTATGTCATTGGTGGCAACCATTTCCGAGGAACAAGTGATTACGATGATGTTCTAAGCTGTGAATACTATTCACCAACCCTTGACCAGTGGACACCAATTGCTGCTATGTTAAGAGGTCAAAGTGATGTTGGAGTtgctgtttttgaaaataaaatctatgttGTTGGTGGATATTCTTGGAATAATCGCTGTATGGTAGAAATTGTCCAGAAATATGACCCAGAAAAGGATGAGTGGCATAAAGTTTTTGATCTTCCAGAGTCACTTGGTGGCATTCGAGCTTGTACCCTCACAGTTTTTCCACCTGAAGAAAACCCTGGGTCACCTTCTAGAGAATCGCCTCTTTCAGCACCATCAGATCATTCTTAG